A region of Pyxidicoccus parkwaysis DNA encodes the following proteins:
- a CDS encoding DUF779 domain-containing protein has translation MRVERVTVTAAAEALLRKLQGVHGPLLFHQSGGCCDGSAPMCFPLGEFRVGQQDVYLGTVVDTPFYISGPQFEYWQHTHLTVDVVPGRGSGFSVEAPEGVRFLIRSRVFEDAEYHALEEQGPPPRGPQHEQRG, from the coding sequence ATGCGCGTCGAACGAGTCACGGTGACAGCGGCGGCCGAGGCCCTCCTGCGAAAGCTGCAGGGGGTGCACGGGCCGCTGTTGTTCCACCAGTCGGGGGGCTGCTGTGACGGCAGCGCCCCCATGTGCTTCCCACTCGGCGAGTTCCGCGTGGGACAGCAGGACGTGTATTTGGGCACGGTGGTGGACACGCCGTTCTACATCTCGGGGCCGCAGTTCGAGTACTGGCAGCACACGCACCTGACGGTGGACGTGGTGCCGGGACGCGGCAGCGGCTTTTCGGTGGAAGCGCCCGAGGGCGTGAGGTTCCTCATCCGCTCACGGGTGTTCGAGGACGCGGAGTACCACGCGCTCGAGGAACAGGGCCCACCGCCGCGAGGGCCCCAACACGAGCAGCGCGGCTGA
- a CDS encoding S41 family peptidase — protein MRGWRVPAGSWCAVVFAVVLSAAPVRAVEDRKPEPAMEHAAALGRVWGTVKYVHPALAFREVDWDAALVEALPKAAAAKTPDALAEAVGSMLRRLDDPLTRVERDAPSAPARESTRAAPSPFSRWSGDVLVVDLDRTYANLNELFPLVGALAPELAKARRVVVDLRASGPDEANWMGMALGFLERSLPSEKVTAPAERFRVYSGFPVQLGPSSGGYSASVETRLARTFAPAPGTPKRSIAFLVNGRTPLSPLLLALRGSPRTFLVSQGSLDEASAVQVRQVPLPGGYHAVIRASELAFPPGAPGLRADVTVPVDADEQDSGPAFQAALRLLRAGTAKGSVRASVQNAALPIGGPDDAYESMPYPAEPYRMLAVIRFWNVMRFFHPDPKALGDWDLVLPTFLSRAREAADASAYTRVLYALAARVNDGHIFVAEGGVPLRSLARGGAPLVLRAVEGHFLVTELPVPEAARAAGIAIGDAVISVDGEPVAARAERLGALLGASHAAARMERVASLLLAGAEGSPVVMMLQSADGRMKEAKLLRSPEFLPFLRPPPQSPAPWKKLDDGVGYADLRLLRAESVDAMLDAMKDTRALVLDLRGYPQGSAWALAPRLNTLGATTSALISRPLLSAGEVREVRHPEPLPTTDKPLYRGRLVVLVDERTMSQGEYTAMMIQAASGAKLVGSPTAGAVGDTTNVCLPGAVCVLFTGQRFETPDGRTVQGTGLRPDVEVRPTVRGLRSGRDEVLERALSFLREEPHTAAR, from the coding sequence GTGAGGGGCTGGCGTGTGCCGGCCGGGTCGTGGTGTGCCGTCGTATTCGCGGTGGTGCTCAGTGCCGCTCCCGTCCGGGCCGTGGAGGACCGCAAGCCCGAGCCCGCGATGGAGCACGCCGCCGCGCTGGGGCGTGTCTGGGGCACGGTGAAGTACGTCCACCCCGCGCTCGCGTTCCGTGAAGTGGACTGGGACGCCGCCCTCGTCGAGGCGCTGCCGAAGGCCGCCGCCGCGAAGACGCCGGATGCCCTGGCCGAAGCCGTGGGCTCGATGCTCCGCCGTCTCGATGACCCGCTCACTCGCGTGGAGCGTGACGCTCCCTCCGCGCCTGCCCGGGAGTCTACTCGCGCGGCTCCAAGCCCCTTCTCTCGCTGGTCCGGTGACGTGCTCGTCGTGGACCTGGACCGCACCTATGCCAACCTCAACGAGCTCTTTCCTCTCGTCGGCGCGCTCGCTCCCGAGCTGGCCAAGGCTCGCCGCGTCGTCGTGGACCTGCGTGCCAGTGGACCCGATGAAGCCAACTGGATGGGGATGGCGCTCGGCTTCCTGGAGCGCTCGCTTCCCTCGGAAAAGGTGACGGCTCCCGCCGAGCGCTTCCGTGTGTACTCAGGCTTTCCAGTGCAACTCGGTCCCAGCTCGGGCGGCTATAGCGCTTCGGTGGAGACGCGACTGGCTCGCACATTTGCTCCCGCTCCCGGCACTCCGAAGCGCTCCATCGCGTTCCTCGTCAATGGCCGCACGCCGTTGTCACCGTTGCTGCTGGCGCTGCGCGGTTCGCCTCGCACCTTCCTCGTGTCGCAGGGCTCGCTCGATGAAGCGTCCGCCGTCCAGGTGCGGCAAGTGCCTCTTCCCGGGGGCTACCACGCGGTGATTCGCGCCTCGGAGCTCGCGTTCCCTCCGGGCGCTCCGGGCCTTCGCGCGGACGTCACCGTGCCCGTGGATGCCGATGAACAGGACTCCGGTCCCGCGTTCCAGGCGGCCTTGCGGCTGTTGCGCGCGGGCACAGCGAAGGGCTCCGTGCGTGCATCCGTGCAGAACGCGGCCCTGCCCATCGGCGGTCCGGATGACGCCTACGAGTCCATGCCCTACCCGGCCGAGCCCTACCGCATGCTCGCCGTCATCCGCTTCTGGAACGTGATGCGCTTCTTCCATCCGGACCCGAAGGCCCTCGGTGACTGGGACCTGGTGCTGCCCACGTTCCTCTCCCGGGCTCGCGAGGCGGCGGATGCCTCCGCGTACACTCGCGTCCTCTACGCGCTCGCGGCCCGCGTGAATGACGGGCACATCTTCGTCGCGGAAGGCGGCGTGCCACTGCGCTCGCTCGCGAGGGGCGGCGCGCCGCTCGTGCTCCGCGCCGTGGAAGGCCACTTCCTGGTGACGGAATTGCCCGTGCCCGAGGCCGCTCGCGCCGCCGGAATCGCCATCGGTGACGCGGTGATATCCGTGGACGGTGAGCCCGTGGCTGCCCGGGCCGAGCGGCTCGGTGCGCTGCTGGGTGCTTCGCATGCGGCCGCGCGGATGGAGCGCGTGGCGAGCCTGCTGCTCGCGGGCGCGGAGGGCTCGCCCGTGGTGATGATGCTCCAGTCCGCCGATGGCCGGATGAAGGAGGCGAAGCTGCTCCGCTCGCCGGAGTTCCTCCCCTTCCTCCGTCCGCCGCCGCAGAGCCCCGCTCCGTGGAAGAAGCTGGACGATGGCGTGGGCTACGCGGACCTGCGGCTGCTGCGAGCAGAAAGCGTGGACGCGATGCTGGATGCGATGAAGGACACGCGCGCGCTCGTGCTCGACCTGCGCGGATATCCTCAGGGCAGCGCGTGGGCGCTGGCGCCCCGGCTCAACACGCTCGGCGCCACCACGTCCGCGCTCATCTCCCGGCCGCTGCTGTCCGCTGGCGAAGTGCGCGAGGTACGCCACCCGGAACCGCTGCCCACCACCGACAAGCCGCTCTACCGGGGGCGCCTGGTGGTGCTCGTCGACGAGCGCACGATGAGCCAGGGTGAGTACACGGCGATGATGATTCAGGCCGCCTCGGGCGCGAAGCTGGTGGGCAGTCCCACCGCGGGTGCCGTGGGTGACACCACCAACGTGTGTCTACCCGGCGCCGTCTGCGTCCTCTTCACCGGCCAGCGCTTCGAGACGCCCGACGGCCGCACCGTGCAGGGCACGGGCCTGCGTCCCGACGTAGAGGTTCGGCCCACCGTGCGCGGGCTTCGCTCCGGCCGCGATGAAGTGCTGGAGCGAGCGCTCTCCTTCCTGCGCGAGGAGCCTCACACCGCAGCGCGATGA
- a CDS encoding type IV toxin-antitoxin system AbiEi family antitoxin domain-containing protein codes for MTTLAEQMGLLRWRDLEARDMPRSQLQLMVNLGFLRRVTRGLWRPARFEFPAAVIAARRVPGGVLCLKTALRFHGLLETEPDKVWMAIGEKARKPRWEEPPLQVVRFSGPALTEGIEYHSVQGVQVPVYSVAKTVADLFKYRNKLGYPIAVRALGSALLAGLCSQEELLRFADICRVSKSIAPYLDVLRARWGGDLARAEDARVARAARREAAPEGAFLPESGETELV; via the coding sequence GTGACGACGCTGGCCGAGCAGATGGGATTGCTGCGCTGGCGTGACCTGGAAGCGCGCGACATGCCGCGCTCCCAACTCCAGTTGATGGTGAACCTGGGATTCCTGCGGAGAGTGACTCGTGGCCTCTGGCGCCCCGCTCGCTTCGAGTTTCCGGCAGCGGTCATCGCGGCCAGGCGTGTGCCCGGAGGGGTTCTGTGCTTGAAGACCGCGCTCAGATTCCACGGACTGCTGGAGACGGAGCCAGACAAGGTCTGGATGGCTATCGGCGAAAAGGCCCGCAAGCCTCGCTGGGAGGAGCCGCCACTCCAAGTGGTGCGCTTCTCCGGACCTGCGTTGACGGAGGGCATCGAGTACCACTCCGTTCAAGGCGTCCAGGTCCCTGTCTACAGCGTCGCCAAGACGGTGGCTGACCTCTTCAAGTACCGCAACAAACTGGGCTACCCCATTGCGGTGCGCGCACTGGGCTCCGCATTGCTGGCAGGCCTGTGCTCACAGGAAGAGTTGCTGCGATTCGCGGACATCTGCCGCGTCAGCAAGTCCATTGCTCCCTACCTGGACGTCCTCCGGGCGCGCTGGGGCGGTGACCTCGCCCGAGCCGAAGATGCCCGGGTCGCCCGGGCGGCACGGCGCGAGGCCGCTCCGGAGGGAGCGTTCCTCCCTGAATCAGGAGAAACGGAGCTCGTGTAG